The Sardina pilchardus chromosome 24, fSarPil1.1, whole genome shotgun sequence nucleotide sequence ACTTTGTTAATTTTTTTGACGCATGAGGTATCTGGAGCCTAATTTTACTTTTACGTTCAACTTGTTGAAAATTCAAAAGGAAACAACATTAGTAAAATATTTTGATGTCCCGGGAAGACAGGAGCTCTCCACTAAAACGCGAAAGGGTGTGGAATTTGTGATGTCAGTTATTCTCCGCCCCTTTTTGGCAGCAGCAGGAAGTTCCGGTGTGACCTGGGATAGCAAGCGGTGAGTGTATGAATTTCTGCTAAAGGGCCGCTGTTTTATTATACTACTATTTTAATCATGGACCTGTTCTAACACAGTCCAATCGTCACAAGTTGGTCGCTGGTTGTTGGGGCGTTTATCGACTTTTATAGTTGGTCGATTTGAGGCCTTAAGTACAGCAGAGGTTAACTGAGCTAGTGAGACAATACAGCCTCATCTACGGGCGACTGGTTCATTGTGAGACtgaagagctagctagctaaacAGGATTAAGCTGGGTGGTTGTGGGGATGTATCGTATTCACAGTTGCAACAGTCTGCTGCGTCTCACTCATCCATTCCTGAATTCCACAATCTCGATCAACAACGTTAAGCTGCTTCCGAATCCCCATTATTtttccaccccccaccccccttcttcctctcttattGATTTAGCTTAAGCTTATTCGCGTCAATGTGCCGGTCATTTCtgtgcccccccctctcccataAATGCGTAACATGATTGACATCCTATGAGCGGTCGATGCAGGGGGGCTTTGTCGTATTGCCCCGTAGTGGCGTGCGCACTGACCCAGGTACCCACCACGAGACAGTGGCTCATGACACTTCTCTAATTCTGTCCCGGGTTAGCGGACATCAGCAGTGCGTGTGATGGTGATCGTCTTTCGTTTTATATTACCACAAGTTAATGTTGTGGCGTCTTAGCAGAGTCATTTGCTTGCTGTAGCTTCGTTGCAGCGTTGGTCACTTCCATTTGATGAGCATTTATTGATGACCGATTCAGCTCTGCGGTAATGTTACGGATAATTGGCGATGGGGAGAatgacacacaccactgaacgTCGCTGTTGATGTAGGATAATGATGTTAAAGTTAAGACCAGCACGAAACACAGGACCACTTGTTTTCTGTAATACAAGTCAGATGGAAACTCATGATGTTGTTACTAGAGGTTCTCATAGCAAGCATTGTCTGCAGGCTACCGTACTAAGAGCGCAGCGGTGAGCTCCAAGCTGATAGGCCGTTGACttctcattttgtgtgtgtcttaccctcTTCCTCTTATTGACTGATTTAATGGCATTCTTTTGACAGTTGTGGCACTACTGGTGACCGTGACAAAATCAGAAGTAGGATGTCACTCAAAGACTATTAGGGCCCCTGTCATTTTTAGACATAATAAGCGCACACTGAGGGCGGTCATGGTGACCTTTAGTGAGGCGTTCTCTCCATAAAGGAAGGAACTTGCATTGCAGACTACAGAGGCAAATTATCAGCATTGTGTTCTCCTGTGCTAATTTTTAATGTTGCCTGTGTTGCCCAGGGGGAAAACTGGTCACAAGGCCTGTCAAAGGCATATTTATCTTTGAAATCCTCCACTTAACTCCTTGTCCTAATCGTGGTGATCTTCCCTCATGATCATCCCATACATTTTCACAGAGTATTTATGAGTTAGTTACTGCATAATCAAGCAGGTTTAACCATTAACTGATGTTCTTGCCTGTTCCTGCCTGTTCCATACgcccttccctctctgtctcgaGAATTTCCTCCTcttatctctcccccccccgtCTGTGCACTCTACCTGTGCCAGGAAATGCAGCCTTGTTTATCTTGATTGCTAAACGTCCTCATTTCATGATTAATGGGATTTATCTGCAGCATTGTGGATGGACACCATAAGCAGCAGCAATTTAATAAGTGGAGAGTGTGTAGAGGCCTGTTTAGTGTCAGGGCGAGTTGACAAATGGAGTGCTGACATTCCTCAGTCACTGTGGCCTTGCAGACTGTTGTTCCTGAGGTGTGCAGGGCCATTTATTAGGAACGGATGTCTGTGTAGATCTGATATCCTTGATGGACACCCTCCCCCTATTCCCATGGCAGCATCATTATACTTGTGTGAGTGGGACCTCTgcttactgtgtgtatgtgtttccttCCTTCAGTAGCACCTGTTCCAGTGTATGTGTGGCAACAACATGTCTGTGCCGCTGCTTGCCGAGGCTGTGACGGTGTCGGGGACCGAGAAGGAGACAGCTGCAGTGAgtcttcctgcacacacacacacacacacacacacacacacacacacacacacacacacactcacacaatcactctctctctctctctcttccttacacacattcatcttagcacacacacacactcacactcacactcacactcacactcacactcacactcacactcactcactctcttccttaCACACGTTCATcttagcacacgcacacacacacacacacactgagagtctCATACAGTCACAACAGAGTTCTCCTCCCGACTCTTCTCTTCAGTACACTTCTAATCCTGATGTTGAATACCAGCAAGATAGACACCTGCTGTTTCTGCGCCATATTGATCTCTCAGTGGTTGTGTTCATTGTCAGGAAGATTTGAGTCCTTGGTTCATAGCTTGGGAGTCGATAGGAATTAGTGCCAGTCCCAGAGATCCAGAGAGTAACACATTAGCCATATCTGCTGTCATGATTTGTCATTAGCATTTTTTGGGGTGAGCTAATGTGGTGAGCTATCCATAAAACCCTTGAATGCGGATTTGAATACCGTACTTCCTCTTATGTAGATGAATTGTGGATTAGCTTATACAGGGTTTCTGTGGAGACTTAAGTTTACAATTTAATAATATAAAATGTGGGACTTAAATGTTcttaaatataaaaatattatgCACTAGAAACTGGTTAAACTTTTGTGCTTGTGAAGCTGTTCTTGAATTTCACTTATAATGGTCTTAAAaagtaataggcctacatttgagTTACTGAAACCTGCAGCAACCATGTTATAACACATTGTTGACATCTTATGTTACTTTAAACAAATTCAGAGGGGTAAAGTAGTGCGTATAGACCTATAGAATAGCCATTCTAGTGCCTTCAAGTCCTTGTAAATGCGATTTACACAGAGACATTTAGAATAGATTgcataaaaaatacattttgctTTGCATTTTTCACTTCACCAATCACACAAACTCTATTCCTTATTTTTCTCTACAGGTTATCTTCCTCCATGGGTTAGGTGATTCTGGGTgagttcattttttatttttttttgctcgtCCTGTGGTGTAGAAGTCCTCATTATTTATCTCTGTCTTGCCCCAACACTCTCGTGCATGCGTATatttatgtgggtgtgtgtgtgtgtgtgtgtgtgttcttgtctcACAGACATGGCTGGGCGGACGCCATGACGTCCATCCGACTGCCCTATGTGAAGTACATCTGCCCACACGCGTGAGTAAACCAGCTCTGATCAGTTGCAGATTCACGGCACAACAGCGTATTTATGGCCCCATTTGTGCTGAGGTGCACAGGGAGACCTTTCTCATCAAAGGCACCGTTTTTGTCTTCGTTCTGGGAAGAGGGCCGTTTGGAGATTCAAGCGGCCAAATTATCCTCATAATTGAATTGTGACTCCCATTGTCCCATTGTCATGACTCATCATAGGCAGTTTACTGTTCTTCATCGTCCTTGCAAGAGGTGTTCTGAATTAGCATCACCGACCTCCCATTTTAAGTGTGCTAAAAGGGTACAACCTTCACACTCCTTTGACTTACACTGACCCACTTAAACTGGATGAGGCATACTGTTATGAATGAAACGTGCCCATGCATAATCCTACAGATTGATGTACAATGTGCTGTTTAAAAGTGTGATGCTCTCTGACTAGCACTGAAGTGCAATTTTTGAAGCATAACAGTTTTCCATAAGTGGTACTTGTAGCTCTCCTGCAGTGctcatctctgtttctctgctcCACAGGCCTAGAATACCTGTTACCTTGAACATGAAGATGACTATGCCCTCATGGTGAGTTGGGTTGTTATGTGGGTGTTAGGTTATGCCGGTGTCTGTCTGCGTATGTGTAATGAAGTaggtgcttgtctgtgtgttttataggatgtgcatttgtgcatctggagtgtgtgtgtgtgtgtgtgcgcgtgcgtgtgtgtgcgtgcgtgcgtgcgtatgtatgtatgcacgcTTGTGTGCTTAGGGTGTGTTTTCGTATAAATATATTTGAGCATTATGAAGTTGATGCTGGTGCTGCCATGATGAGGGTGTGAGTGCCtgttgtgtgcatctgtattgTTGGGATAAGTGTGTGAGCCTGTCTAACAGTGTATTTCCATACTCAGGTTTGATCTGATGGGATTGAGTCCAGAGTCTCCAGAAGATGAGGCTGGAATCAAGAGGGCAGCGGAGAACAGTGAGTGAAGaaaagctaaacacacacacacacacacacacacacacacacacacacacacacacacacacacacacacacacacacacacacaaaccattgaCTAGACTCACCGACTTTTCAGGGACAATGTTTCCTTTAAAGTCAGTGCTTCAGATACAACATAAACCAGACATGCATTCTTAATGTACTTAATTTCTCTTCTCCAGTCAAGGCTATTATTGACCATGAGGCTAAGAACGGAATCCCCCCCAACCGGGTGCTTCTAGGGGGCTTCTCACAGGTGAGTCAAACTACAGGTTCAAGCCATCTAGTCATTGTTCTCCACAGCTGGGCATCTACAGTGCTTCTTGAAAGTTTGTGAACCAATGCgtaagttgcctaaaaagaagGAATAAAAAAATTGTCTTTTGGAAATtcatcttaatgccttaattttaaaaaatcaaacctttaaggacaccaattgtctATGTaattgaataatgtattgtaaataaataaaagttcttccttaaaatacagggtgCATAAGTATACACACACCCTATGTTAAATTACCATAGGGGCAggctgatttttatttttaaagaccagttATTTAATGGATCCAGGGTACTATACATCCCGATAAAGTTCCCGTCGCTTTTGGAaataaaatagccccacatcatcacatacccttcaccataccttcACAATGGCAGGAGCACATAAATAGGCATCCAAATGTTGCAAAATAGTGTACATATCTAAAAGCACATTCAGTTATGAGATTGTGAACTGAATTTCTCATTATTAatgattattgattattatcAATTATTCATTGTGTGGCCTTGCACACAGCCAAATAAGTTTATCTCTGCTCAATCTACTGATGTGTGGTGTAAAACTATACTGGTAGTATGAATTAGCTTGTGCAAATAAGCAAAATCTTACCTCT carries:
- the lypla2 gene encoding acyl-protein thioesterase 2, producing the protein MCGNNMSVPLLAEAVTVSGTEKETAAVIFLHGLGDSGHGWADAMTSIRLPYVKYICPHAPRIPVTLNMKMTMPSWFDLMGLSPESPEDEAGIKRAAENIKAIIDHEAKNGIPPNRVLLGGFSQGGALSLYTALTCQQQLAGVVALSCWLPLHKSFPQAASNSGNRDMPILQCHGEMDPMIPVQFGAMTSEKLKSIVSPQKISFITYPNVMHSSCPQEMSAVKEFIEKQLPRI